In one window of Candidatus Scalindua sp. DNA:
- a CDS encoding NADH-quinone oxidoreductase subunit NuoF: MAKKTASGVRNKRAPKGTKIMIGMGTCGLGAGAKGVLRSINEELKRQKLSVEIVPTGCIGLCTQEVLVDVILPGRTRVTYKNVDAGIVPQILEEHVRDGKVVKKYALSQMYHDGEDVAPYKDLPFFDELEVNKSQLKYVTRNCGIIEPDSIDEYIARGGYQALKKAIKTMTPEQVINEVSKSGLRGRGGGGFSAGWKWGSCAKYDSDEKYILCNADEGDPGAFMDRSLLEGDPHAVLEGMIIAGYAIKATGGYLYVRAEYPLAVKRLRHTIEQAEKRNFLGKNILKSGYSLHIAVKEGAGAFVCGESTALQFSIEGKRGMPRTRPPQSVEAGLWDKPTCLNNVETFANVPLILNNGASWFSNIGTENSKGTKIFSLTGKIKQAGLVEVPMGTSIRDIVFSMGGGIQKRKRFKAVQIGGPSGGCIPESLLDSPVDFESLKEAGAMMGSGSFVVVDETTCMVDMARFFLDFCAKESCGKCPPCRIGTTLMLDILNRITSGEGEEKDMEVLDQMCDEVKTMSLCGLGQSAPNPVKSTIRYFRDEYMAHIRDKVCPTATCVALHRYEIVTDKCTKCMLCVKNCPVQAITGSRQEDVFIHKDKCIQCNLCYEKCNFMAIK; encoded by the coding sequence ATGGCAAAGAAAACAGCTTCAGGCGTTCGAAACAAGAGAGCGCCAAAAGGGACAAAGATTATGATCGGCATGGGCACCTGTGGATTAGGCGCAGGTGCGAAAGGTGTCTTAAGGAGCATAAACGAAGAGCTGAAGAGACAGAAGCTTTCCGTGGAGATCGTCCCTACAGGGTGTATTGGATTGTGCACACAGGAGGTCCTGGTAGATGTGATTCTTCCCGGGAGGACAAGGGTGACTTATAAGAATGTAGATGCAGGTATAGTCCCCCAGATCCTGGAAGAGCATGTGAGAGATGGAAAAGTGGTAAAGAAGTACGCCTTGTCACAGATGTATCATGATGGCGAAGATGTTGCTCCGTATAAGGATCTGCCATTTTTTGATGAGCTTGAAGTGAATAAGAGCCAATTGAAGTACGTAACCAGGAACTGCGGAATAATCGAACCTGACAGTATTGACGAATATATTGCGAGAGGCGGTTACCAGGCGCTTAAAAAAGCGATAAAAACCATGACGCCAGAGCAGGTTATTAATGAGGTGAGCAAGTCGGGGTTGAGAGGCAGGGGAGGGGGAGGCTTTTCTGCCGGCTGGAAATGGGGATCGTGTGCCAAATATGATTCTGATGAAAAGTACATACTCTGTAATGCCGATGAGGGAGATCCCGGTGCATTTATGGATAGAAGCCTGTTAGAAGGAGATCCGCATGCCGTATTGGAGGGAATGATTATAGCCGGCTATGCGATAAAAGCGACTGGCGGATACCTCTATGTGCGTGCTGAGTATCCCCTGGCAGTTAAAAGATTGAGGCATACGATAGAGCAGGCGGAAAAGAGGAATTTTCTGGGAAAAAATATCTTGAAAAGCGGTTACAGTCTTCACATTGCCGTTAAGGAGGGAGCTGGAGCCTTTGTGTGTGGTGAGTCTACAGCGCTGCAGTTTTCTATCGAGGGGAAACGCGGAATGCCGAGAACCAGGCCCCCCCAATCTGTGGAAGCCGGGTTATGGGATAAACCAACCTGCCTGAATAATGTGGAAACCTTCGCTAATGTTCCCCTTATCTTGAATAATGGTGCTTCCTGGTTTTCCAATATCGGTACAGAAAACAGTAAAGGTACGAAAATATTCTCTCTCACAGGTAAGATAAAACAGGCGGGTCTCGTGGAAGTACCTATGGGTACTTCTATCCGGGATATTGTATTCAGTATGGGGGGTGGAATACAAAAGAGAAAAAGATTCAAAGCGGTACAGATCGGCGGACCATCGGGAGGATGTATTCCTGAATCTCTGCTGGATTCGCCTGTTGATTTTGAATCACTGAAAGAAGCGGGGGCCATGATGGGTTCCGGGAGTTTTGTTGTCGTTGATGAAACCACGTGCATGGTTGATATGGCCAGATTTTTCCTTGATTTCTGCGCAAAAGAATCGTGTGGCAAATGTCCGCCCTGCAGGATTGGCACTACCCTCATGCTGGATATTCTTAATCGGATTACCAGCGGAGAGGGAGAAGAAAAAGACATGGAAGTACTCGATCAGATGTGTGATGAGGTGAAAACGATGTCGCTTTGCGGATTGGGACAGTCTGCCCCCAATCCGGTGAAATCTACTATCAGGTATTTCCGTGACGAATACATGGCACACATCAGAGACAAGGTGTGTCCAACAGCAACGTGTGTTGCACTCCACCGGTATGAGATTGTTACTGACAAATGTACAAAATGCATGCTCTGTGTTAAAAATTGTCCAGTCCAGGCGATTACGGGGTCACGCCAGGAAGATGTCTTTATACACAAAGACAAGTGTATCCAGTGTAACTTATGTTATGAAAAATGCAATTTTATGGCAATTAAGTAA
- the nuoE gene encoding NADH-quinone oxidoreductase subunit NuoE has translation MNASNIQKNDLNEEIDFSEAEAILDEYEGVRGALIPVLQKMQGAYGYLREQIIHLVAERMNMSASEIVGVATFYAQFHLKPRGVHIIKVCCGTACHVKGAPKIVEKFSEVLDVPVGSTTRDRLFTLEEVACLGACSLAPVAMIDEDVHGKLAPDNVKDVIHEGK, from the coding sequence ATGAATGCATCAAACATACAAAAAAACGACCTGAATGAAGAAATAGATTTTTCCGAAGCAGAAGCGATTCTTGACGAATATGAAGGCGTGCGTGGGGCATTAATCCCTGTCTTGCAGAAGATGCAGGGGGCCTATGGATACCTTCGGGAGCAGATTATTCATCTTGTCGCAGAACGGATGAATATGAGTGCAAGTGAAATCGTCGGTGTAGCAACATTCTATGCACAATTTCATTTGAAACCACGGGGAGTACATATTATAAAGGTCTGCTGTGGAACGGCATGTCACGTAAAAGGGGCTCCCAAGATTGTAGAAAAATTCAGCGAGGTGTTAGATGTTCCTGTTGGTTCAACCACCAGGGACAGATTGTTTACTCTCGAGGAGGTGGCATGTCTTGGTGCATGCTCGCTGGCTCCCGTTGCAATGATAGATGAAGATGTGCATGGCAAACTTGCCCCTGATAATGTGAAAGATGTAATACACGAAGGAAAATAG
- the nuoD gene encoding NADH dehydrogenase (quinone) subunit D — translation MTETQQVMTINMGPQHPSTHGVLRLVLDLDGETVVRVTPHIGYLHRGVEKLAEHKTYHQFITLTDRLDYLAPLSNNLGYVLAVEKLLDLKIPKRAQYIRVLLCELTRISSHLLWFATHALDIGAMTAFFYCFRERETINDLFEMVAGARMNLSYFRIGGVARDLPDDFIKKTRDFINIFPSKLKEYETLLTKNKIWLMRTKDVGVISAEDAINYGLSGPSIRGSGVKWDVRKAEPYSSYDEFDFIVPVGKNGDVYDRYTVRVEEMRQSNEIIRQAMDNLPNDRYMADVPDVAPPAKEELKSSMESLIHHFKLVTEGICPPAGEVYFSIEAPKGELGYYLVSDGTKKPYRVKIRPPSFVNLEALEKMVVGRMLADVVAVVGSLDIVLGEIDR, via the coding sequence ATGACAGAGACGCAACAGGTAATGACGATAAATATGGGTCCCCAGCATCCAAGCACCCACGGTGTCTTGAGGCTGGTTCTCGATCTTGATGGTGAGACTGTCGTCAGGGTTACGCCGCACATCGGGTATCTTCATCGGGGTGTGGAGAAGCTTGCAGAACATAAGACGTACCATCAATTTATCACTCTTACGGATCGTCTTGATTACCTGGCTCCTTTATCAAATAATCTGGGTTATGTCCTTGCAGTTGAGAAACTTCTGGATCTGAAAATACCGAAAAGAGCCCAATATATCAGAGTCTTATTATGTGAACTCACAAGAATATCATCTCATCTTTTATGGTTTGCAACCCATGCCCTTGATATCGGCGCGATGACTGCTTTTTTTTACTGTTTCAGAGAGAGGGAAACGATTAACGATCTCTTTGAAATGGTTGCAGGTGCCCGGATGAACCTCTCATACTTCAGGATAGGAGGTGTCGCCAGAGATTTACCTGATGATTTCATAAAGAAGACCCGGGACTTCATCAATATCTTTCCGTCGAAATTAAAGGAATATGAAACTCTTTTGACAAAAAACAAGATCTGGTTAATGAGGACGAAAGACGTCGGAGTCATCTCAGCAGAAGATGCTATTAATTACGGGTTGAGCGGCCCGAGCATAAGAGGGTCAGGAGTAAAGTGGGACGTACGAAAGGCAGAACCCTATTCTTCATATGATGAATTTGACTTTATTGTTCCGGTTGGGAAGAATGGCGATGTCTACGATAGATATACGGTTCGAGTTGAGGAGATGCGTCAGAGCAATGAGATTATTCGACAGGCTATGGACAATCTTCCCAATGATAGGTATATGGCAGATGTACCGGATGTTGCTCCTCCGGCGAAAGAGGAGCTGAAAAGCAGCATGGAATCATTGATACACCATTTCAAGCTGGTTACCGAAGGGATCTGTCCACCTGCTGGCGAGGTATATTTCAGCATTGAAGCTCCCAAGGGTGAGCTTGGATATTACCTGGTGAGTGATGGGACAAAGAAGCCCTACAGGGTTAAAATCAGGCCACCCTCGTTTGTTAATTTAGAAGCATTGGAAAAAATGGTGGTTGGCCGCATGCTGGCTGACGTTGTGGCCGTAGTAGGGAGCCTGGATATTGTCCTGGGAGAAATTGATCGTTAA
- a CDS encoding NADH-quinone oxidoreductase subunit C has protein sequence MSEDISLIENRLRSRFPGAVLTVKIFRDELTICIDRDSIVRVLQFLRDDGELAFDFLTDLCGVDKTSLEKSNSFEVVYHLYSIKRNHRVRLKVKIPALKPTIGSVTGIWKTADWHEREAYDMFGITFEGHPNLVRILTPDGFEGHPLRKDYPLKGRQPNSLRDVYRKVKR, from the coding sequence ATGTCAGAAGACATTTCTCTTATAGAAAACAGGTTAAGGTCCAGATTTCCTGGAGCTGTTCTCACTGTAAAGATTTTCAGAGATGAACTGACCATCTGCATAGACAGGGACTCCATTGTGCGGGTTCTGCAGTTCCTGCGTGACGATGGCGAACTCGCTTTTGATTTTCTTACCGATCTGTGTGGTGTGGATAAGACGTCTCTGGAGAAGAGTAATTCCTTCGAAGTGGTTTACCACCTCTATTCAATTAAAAGAAATCACAGAGTGAGACTGAAAGTGAAAATACCCGCTTTAAAACCAACTATCGGATCTGTTACCGGTATCTGGAAGACAGCAGACTGGCATGAAAGAGAAGCCTACGACATGTTTGGAATTACCTTTGAGGGACATCCTAATTTAGTGAGAATCTTAACACCTGACGGCTTTGAGGGACATCCTTTGAGAAAAGATTATCCGCTGAAAGGCAGACAACCCAATTCGCTGAGAGATGTTTACAGAAAAGTAAAACGATGA
- a CDS encoding NADH-quinone oxidoreductase subunit B, translated as MGLETVFGDTILTTTINKVVNWSRKNSIWPMPFGLACCAIEMMAVVAPRYDLARFGAEVFRFSPRQSDLMIVAGTVTHKMAAVTKKIYDQMPEPKWVIAMGACATSGGIFDTYSTVQGVDEIIPVDIFLPGCPPRPEALIHAIMELQKRIDTESVLDDGPQ; from the coding sequence ATGGGACTAGAGACTGTTTTTGGTGATACAATACTCACGACCACGATTAATAAGGTGGTAAATTGGTCCAGGAAGAACTCTATCTGGCCGATGCCTTTTGGCCTGGCATGCTGTGCAATTGAGATGATGGCGGTTGTTGCGCCGCGCTACGACCTTGCGAGATTCGGTGCGGAAGTCTTCCGCTTTTCACCCCGCCAATCTGATCTGATGATTGTTGCGGGTACCGTAACGCATAAGATGGCGGCGGTAACGAAAAAGATTTATGATCAGATGCCGGAACCGAAGTGGGTGATTGCAATGGGAGCCTGTGCCACATCGGGCGGAATATTTGATACATACAGTACGGTGCAGGGGGTAGATGAAATCATTCCTGTTGATATTTTTCTGCCGGGATGCCCGCCGCGGCCCGAAGCGTTGATCCATGCCATTATGGAATTACAGAAAAGAATTGATACGGAATCCGTTCTGGATGACGGTCCTCAATGA
- a CDS encoding NADH-quinone oxidoreductase subunit A: MLIGYIPILIVLIVVVVFAFSNVGISAIIGRQRPSKEKLSPYECGVEPVGSSRERFSIKFFLVAIMFVIFDIEVVFLYPWAVVFKSLKIFGLIEMAVFMMILLVCYAYIWKRGGFEWD, encoded by the coding sequence ATGTTAATCGGTTATATTCCTATCCTCATAGTTCTGATAGTAGTAGTGGTTTTTGCCTTTTCCAATGTCGGCATTTCAGCCATCATCGGGCGGCAGAGACCTTCTAAAGAAAAGCTCTCTCCCTATGAATGCGGAGTTGAACCTGTGGGGAGTTCAAGAGAGAGATTTTCTATTAAATTTTTTCTGGTTGCCATAATGTTTGTAATCTTTGATATTGAGGTCGTTTTCTTATATCCCTGGGCTGTCGTTTTCAAGTCCTTGAAGATTTTCGGCCTGATCGAGATGGCAGTATTCATGATGATCCTGCTGGTCTGCTATGCCTATATCTGGAAAAGGGGTGGTTTCGAATGGGACTAG
- a CDS encoding AAA family ATPase — protein sequence MRIIAITNQKGGVAKTTTAVNLGACIAKLGRRVLLIDLDPQGNMSSWLGIRINELSKSMSNVFNDELPLKEIIQETCVKDLWVAPSNVTLASVERTLLNRDDRDTVLKERLTLVADCYDYVLFDCPPSLGILTLNALTAAREVVIPLETKVLALNGLVTLINTVNLVKDTLNPDLEITGIVACMFDIRTNLSNEVVARIRHNFSHKLFKSLIRESTKLAECPISGQPITLYAPESSGNKDYMNLAKEVVAGERGEGWWMTRWMKGYA from the coding sequence ATGCGGATAATAGCAATAACGAATCAAAAAGGTGGTGTCGCAAAAACAACAACAGCAGTTAATCTCGGAGCCTGTATAGCAAAGCTGGGCAGGCGGGTTCTCTTGATTGATCTTGATCCTCAGGGAAACATGAGCTCCTGGCTTGGCATAAGGATTAATGAGCTGAGTAAATCCATGTCCAATGTATTCAATGATGAGTTACCGCTGAAAGAAATAATCCAGGAAACCTGTGTAAAGGATCTCTGGGTTGCTCCCTCCAATGTTACACTGGCTTCTGTAGAAAGGACTCTCCTGAACAGGGACGATAGGGATACTGTCCTGAAAGAGAGATTGACTCTGGTTGCCGATTGTTATGATTATGTGCTCTTTGACTGCCCTCCTTCACTGGGGATACTTACCCTGAATGCGTTGACGGCAGCCCGTGAGGTTGTGATACCGTTAGAAACCAAGGTATTGGCTCTCAATGGACTCGTTACCTTGATCAACACAGTTAATCTCGTTAAAGACACGCTGAATCCCGACCTCGAAATAACCGGTATTGTAGCCTGTATGTTCGATATCAGAACGAATCTCAGTAACGAGGTCGTCGCCAGGATCAGGCATAATTTCAGCCATAAACTGTTTAAATCTCTGATAAGGGAAAGCACAAAACTTGCAGAGTGTCCGATTTCCGGTCAGCCTATAACCTTATACGCCCCGGAAAGCAGCGGTAATAAGGACTATATGAATCTGGCGAAAGAGGTTGTTGCCGGGGAAAGGGGAGAGGGCTGGTGGATGACCCGCTGGATGAAGGGGTATGCATAG
- a CDS encoding TrkA family potassium uptake protein — MRQFAVIGLGRFGFKVAETLTQKKAQVIAIDKNHMLVEKVRDMVTEALQFDSTDEEALRESGIQVVDVAVVCIGEDIESNIMTTTLLKNLGIQEIVSRASSRLHAQILKEVGATRIVFPEEDMGLRVANSILEPGVLEYIELGADCNLAEIEVKGEFTGKMFKELDIKSKYHVDVIMIMEKVKQKSGKDGLIFEKEMKKLPTPDYVLREKDVLVVVGKSKDIEMFEKQFE, encoded by the coding sequence ATGAGACAGTTTGCCGTAATTGGTCTGGGAAGGTTTGGTTTCAAGGTAGCTGAAACCCTGACACAGAAAAAGGCACAGGTTATCGCTATTGATAAAAATCATATGCTGGTGGAAAAGGTCAGGGATATGGTTACAGAGGCTTTACAGTTTGACAGCACTGATGAGGAAGCACTGAGAGAAAGCGGCATTCAAGTTGTAGATGTTGCTGTTGTGTGTATCGGTGAAGATATAGAGTCCAACATCATGACTACCACTCTTCTTAAGAATCTGGGGATTCAAGAGATCGTTTCTCGAGCGAGTTCAAGATTACATGCCCAGATCTTGAAGGAAGTAGGTGCTACAAGGATTGTCTTTCCTGAAGAGGATATGGGGTTACGAGTTGCCAACAGCATCCTGGAACCGGGAGTGCTGGAATATATCGAGCTTGGTGCAGACTGCAATCTGGCGGAGATTGAGGTAAAGGGAGAATTCACAGGAAAAATGTTTAAAGAGCTCGATATTAAATCGAAATACCATGTTGACGTCATCATGATCATGGAAAAAGTAAAGCAGAAGAGTGGCAAAGATGGCCTGATTTTTGAAAAAGAGATGAAAAAACTACCAACGCCGGATTATGTATTGAGAGAAAAAGACGTTTTGGTTGTAGTTGGTAAAAGTAAAGATATTGAAATGTTTGAAAAACAGTTTGAATAA
- a CDS encoding TrkH family potassium uptake protein, protein MKIMKNFTSKPGMTIVVSFITFISIGTALLMLPPATTDGRGTSFIDALFTSTSAVCVTGLVVQDTLLYFSRFGHIVILVLIQFGGLGIMTAYVFLSIAIGKKLLISEQVAIKGVFDVEYSGGIKRTVLFIVISTFVIEGIGTAVLAIHWSGESPGEYLFYALFHSISAFCNAGFSLTSESMVPYRADLVVNLSIVFLIILGGIGFVVLINMVNFLIPYPDGSRKRKLNLHTKIVLTTTGILIILGAILFFTLEYEHTLSSLSVKDKIFVSLFQSVTTRTAGFTMVNVGDLSSATILYFIFFMFIGGSPGSTAGGIKTSTLFVIVILVYNLIRGRDDMEIFGRTVPKRTVLKAVSILTISLLTVTLFSMVLLHTEHAPFEVIIFEVFSAFGTVGLSCGLTPNLSAGGKMLVCMLIFIGRTGPLTLALIIARKSADRKIRLPVERIVVG, encoded by the coding sequence ATGAAGATAATGAAAAATTTTACATCGAAGCCTGGTATGACCATTGTTGTCAGTTTCATTACCTTCATCTCCATTGGTACGGCACTGCTTATGCTGCCGCCTGCTACAACTGATGGGAGAGGTACCTCGTTTATTGATGCTCTTTTTACCTCTACTTCCGCGGTCTGTGTAACCGGCCTGGTTGTACAGGACACATTACTCTACTTTTCTCGATTCGGCCATATTGTCATACTTGTACTCATCCAGTTTGGCGGATTGGGTATCATGACCGCTTACGTTTTCCTCAGTATTGCTATCGGTAAAAAGCTTTTAATTTCTGAACAGGTTGCCATAAAGGGTGTATTTGACGTCGAGTATAGCGGTGGAATAAAAAGAACCGTCTTATTCATTGTAATATCGACGTTCGTTATTGAGGGGATCGGGACAGCTGTTCTTGCCATCCACTGGTCCGGTGAATCACCTGGAGAATACTTATTCTATGCACTGTTTCACTCGATAAGTGCTTTCTGCAATGCAGGTTTCTCACTTACGAGTGAAAGCATGGTTCCTTACCGTGCTGACCTCGTCGTAAACCTCTCAATTGTGTTCCTCATTATTCTGGGAGGGATAGGATTTGTCGTTTTAATTAATATGGTGAATTTTCTGATACCGTATCCGGATGGAAGCAGGAAAAGGAAGCTTAATCTTCACACCAAGATAGTGTTGACCACAACAGGAATATTAATTATATTGGGTGCAATTCTCTTTTTCACATTAGAGTATGAGCATACATTGTCTTCCTTATCAGTTAAGGATAAGATCTTTGTCTCACTATTTCAATCTGTTACTACAAGAACGGCGGGATTTACCATGGTCAATGTCGGTGACCTTTCTTCAGCAACGATTCTGTATTTTATCTTTTTCATGTTTATCGGCGGCTCGCCCGGTTCTACTGCAGGGGGGATCAAAACAAGCACACTCTTTGTAATCGTAATCCTTGTTTACAATCTTATTCGAGGGAGAGATGATATGGAAATATTTGGACGCACTGTCCCTAAACGAACGGTACTCAAAGCAGTCTCCATCTTAACAATTTCTCTCTTGACGGTTACACTGTTCAGTATGGTTTTACTTCATACTGAACATGCCCCCTTTGAGGTTATCATCTTTGAAGTGTTTTCAGCGTTTGGAACCGTGGGTCTTAGTTGTGGATTAACACCCAACCTTTCTGCGGGAGGGAAAATGTTGGTGTGCATGTTGATTTTTATTGGAAGAACAGGTCCATTGACCCTGGCATTAATCATTGCGAGGAAGTCTGCGGATAGAAAGATCAGGTTACCGGTAGAGAGAATAGTTGTTGGGTGA
- a CDS encoding radical SAM protein: MKIKTVSEKAIDSDPRSKRGSNAGPKKTFRDSLFNISSNTIGRGTTKFLFKLYDLGRFDIFGKPQGAISSFDITNRCNLRCKHCYFYAHDYEAERELTDDEWIDKLEELKETDFPFYQCSWIGGEPLLRKDLIERTMKYFKSNLVATNGTIPLPDWPDVNFYIAVDGPEEMHDEIRGKGCYAKIRKNADRPDLKIIVSMVVNKINYTGIERFLEDWATTSVKGCLFQMHTPVKGLEYNDELWPGWELRDRIVDKLLALKEKYGDFIAVPGYVLEMMKSEKCKEVTADCLFRQVSFCLDPQGKRKRPCMMGPLADCERCGCVLPFHLKALEDKKLMVREMVMNLKRKIGRKVFS, translated from the coding sequence ATGAAAATAAAAACCGTGTCTGAAAAAGCCATAGATTCCGATCCGCGATCAAAACGTGGGAGCAATGCAGGCCCAAAGAAGACTTTCCGCGACTCACTTTTTAACATCTCGTCAAATACCATTGGAAGAGGGACTACAAAATTCCTCTTCAAGCTGTACGACCTTGGCAGATTTGATATCTTTGGAAAACCGCAAGGTGCCATCAGTTCATTTGATATAACGAACAGGTGCAACCTCCGCTGCAAGCATTGTTATTTTTATGCTCATGATTACGAAGCGGAAAGAGAGCTGACGGATGATGAATGGATTGATAAGCTTGAAGAGTTGAAGGAGACAGACTTCCCGTTTTATCAATGTTCCTGGATAGGGGGGGAACCTCTCTTGCGTAAAGACCTGATAGAACGGACCATGAAGTATTTTAAATCAAACCTGGTTGCTACGAATGGTACAATCCCGCTTCCTGATTGGCCGGATGTTAATTTTTATATTGCCGTCGACGGGCCGGAGGAGATGCACGATGAGATACGGGGAAAAGGATGCTATGCCAAGATCAGGAAAAATGCAGACAGACCTGATTTAAAGATAATTGTGTCCATGGTGGTTAACAAGATCAACTACACGGGGATTGAAAGATTTCTTGAAGATTGGGCAACCACCTCCGTAAAAGGGTGCCTTTTTCAGATGCACACGCCGGTAAAGGGATTAGAATATAATGACGAACTGTGGCCGGGATGGGAATTAAGGGACCGTATAGTCGATAAATTACTGGCGCTCAAGGAGAAATATGGCGATTTTATTGCTGTACCGGGATATGTGCTTGAGATGATGAAATCAGAGAAATGTAAAGAGGTAACTGCTGATTGCCTTTTTCGGCAAGTCTCGTTCTGCCTCGATCCCCAGGGGAAGAGGAAACGGCCGTGTATGATGGGTCCTCTGGCTGACTGTGAACGCTGCGGCTGTGTTTTGCCATTTCACCTCAAGGCATTGGAGGATAAAAAATTAATGGTGCGGGAAATGGTTATGAATCTGAAACGTAAGATTGGCCGGAAGGTTTTCAGCTAG
- a CDS encoding DUF4139 domain-containing protein: MNVKNCIIAAIFLFFSCNMTAAENTVTESSLADQESVEVTVYNSDLSLIKDVRQVTLPGDEGELKFMDVASSIMPETVHVKSLNYPENFSVLEQNYEYDLMSADKLLDKYVGKKIKIVVWNEYQDRKDVVEASLLSNNSGQIFQIKDEIFLGHPGIKILPEIPENLIAKPTLTWIYSNRGKESHNVEVSYLTNNISWKADYVVVLNMNDTAADLSGWVTIDNESGATYKDASLKLIAGDVHRVREKFDERRGYVAAEMVMADAPQFKEKAFFEYHIYDLQRKTTIKDNQKKQIRLLEAAGTKVQKELLVSGIKGYFTRQYPGQNLKQAVTVNIKFKNTRDNRLGIPLPAGIMRLYKQDEEGSLQFIGEDRIEHTPKEEEVKLEIGEAFDVTVERIQTDYAQRTSRLHESEWEVTVRNHKEEDIAIGIIEPLFGNWKVLNNSHPFKKIDAFTIRFDVDVPKDGELKVRYRVQVGL; the protein is encoded by the coding sequence ATGAACGTAAAAAATTGTATCATTGCGGCTATATTTTTGTTTTTTTCATGTAACATGACAGCTGCTGAAAATACGGTAACTGAGAGTTCTCTGGCTGACCAGGAATCCGTTGAAGTTACCGTATATAACAGTGATCTCAGCCTCATAAAGGATGTCAGGCAGGTAACACTCCCTGGTGATGAAGGTGAGTTGAAGTTCATGGATGTGGCATCCAGCATTATGCCTGAAACCGTTCACGTGAAATCGCTCAATTACCCGGAAAACTTCTCTGTTCTTGAGCAGAATTACGAGTATGACTTGATGAGTGCGGATAAACTGCTCGACAAATATGTGGGAAAAAAGATCAAGATAGTTGTGTGGAATGAATATCAGGATAGAAAGGATGTAGTAGAGGCCTCTTTGCTGAGCAATAACAGTGGACAGATATTTCAGATAAAGGATGAGATCTTTCTTGGCCACCCGGGGATAAAGATCCTTCCGGAAATTCCGGAAAACCTGATAGCAAAGCCGACATTAACCTGGATCTATAGTAACAGGGGGAAGGAGAGTCATAATGTCGAAGTATCTTACCTTACGAATAATATCAGCTGGAAGGCAGACTATGTTGTTGTCTTAAATATGAATGATACAGCGGCAGATTTATCCGGCTGGGTTACCATCGATAACGAAAGTGGTGCAACGTATAAAGATGCATCTCTTAAATTGATCGCTGGTGATGTGCATCGTGTCAGGGAGAAGTTTGATGAGAGGCGGGGATATGTGGCGGCAGAAATGGTGATGGCTGATGCTCCGCAATTTAAAGAGAAGGCTTTCTTTGAATACCATATCTATGATCTTCAGAGGAAGACTACCATCAAGGATAATCAGAAGAAGCAGATTCGCCTCTTAGAGGCTGCCGGCACGAAGGTTCAGAAAGAGCTTCTTGTCTCTGGAATTAAAGGCTATTTTACCAGACAGTACCCGGGACAAAATCTGAAACAGGCGGTAACGGTGAATATTAAATTCAAAAATACCAGAGATAACCGTCTCGGGATACCCCTTCCGGCGGGAATAATGCGGTTGTATAAACAGGACGAGGAGGGGAGCTTGCAATTTATTGGTGAGGATAGAATAGAACATACCCCAAAAGAAGAAGAGGTAAAGCTTGAAATCGGTGAAGCCTTTGATGTCACCGTCGAAAGGATACAGACAGATTATGCGCAGAGAACGTCAAGACTCCATGAATCAGAGTGGGAGGTCACCGTGAGGAATCACAAGGAAGAAGACATCGCTATTGGTATCATAGAGCCATTGTTTGGAAACTGGAAAGTGCTCAATAACAGTCATCCATTCAAAAAGATCGATGCGTTTACGATCCGGTTTGATGTTGACGTGCCGAAAGACGGAGAGTTGAAGGTCAGATACCGGGTACAGGTCGGATTATAA